In a genomic window of Vulpes lagopus strain Blue_001 chromosome 13, ASM1834538v1, whole genome shotgun sequence:
- the MEST gene encoding mesoderm-specific transcript homolog protein isoform X1, producing the protein MVRRDRLRRMREWWVQVGLLAVPLLAAYLHIPPPQLSPALHSWKSSGKFFTYKGLRIFYQDSVGVVGSPEIVVLLHGFPTSSYDWYKIWEGLTLRFHRVIALDFLGFGFSDKPVSSIKRPHHYSIFEQASIVEALLRHLGLQNRRVNLLSHDYGDIVAQELLYRFKQNRSGRLTIKSLCLSNGGIFPETHRPLLLQKLLKDGGMLSPILTRLMNFFVFSRGLTPVFGPYTRPSESELWDMWAGIRNNDGNLVIDSLLQYINQRKKFRRRWVGALASVTIPIHFIYGPLDPVNPYPEFLELYRKTLPRSTVSILDDHISHYPQLEDPMGFLNAYMGFINSF; encoded by the exons ATGGTGCGCCGAGATCGCCTCCGCAG GATGAGGGAGTGGTGGGTGCAGGTGGGGCTGTTAGCTGTGCCCCTGCTGGCGGCCTATCTGCACATCCCACCACCCCAGCTTTCTCCTGCTCTTCACTCATGGAAATCATCGGGCAAATTTTTCACCTACAAGGGACTGCGCATCTTCTACCAAG acTCTGTGGGTGTGGTTGGAAGTCCTGAGATAGTTGTGCTTTTACATGGCTTTCCAACATCCAGCTATGACTGGTACAAG ATTTGGGAAGGTCTGACCCTGAGGTTTCATCGAGTGATTGCCCTTGATTTCTTGGGCTTTGGCTTCAGTGACAAACCAGTAAGCAGCATTAAG AGACCACACCACTACTCCATATTCGAGCAGGCCAGCATTGTGGAAGCACTTCTGCGACACCTGGGGCTCCAGAACCGGAGGGTCAACCTTTTGTCTCATGACTATGGGGACATCGTGGCTCAGGAGCTGCTCTACAG GTTCAAGCAGAATCGATCCGGCCGGCTTACCATAAAGAGTCTCTGTCTGTCAAATGGAG GTATATTTCCTGAGACTCACCGTCCTCTCCTTCTCCAAAAG CTTCTCAAAGATGGAGGCATGTTGTCACCCATCCTCACTCGATTGATGAACTTCTTTGTATTCTCCCGAGG TCTCACCCCAGTCTTTGGGCCGTACACCCGCCCCTCTGAGAGTGAGCTGTGGGACATGTGGGCAGGGATTCGCAACAACGATGGGAACTTAGTTATCGACAG TCTCTTACAGTACATCAACCAGAGGAAGAAGTTTAGAAGACGCTGGGTGGGAGCTCTTGCTTCTGTAACTATTCCCA TTCATTTTATCTATGGGCCACTGGATCCTGTAAATCCCTATCCAGAGTTTTTGGAGCTGTACAG GAAAACGCTGCCGCGGTCCACAGTGTCGATTCTGGATGACCACATTAGCCACTATCCACAGCTAGAGGATCCCATGGGCTTCTTGAATGC
- the MEST gene encoding mesoderm-specific transcript homolog protein isoform X2 — protein MVRRDRLRRMREWWVQVGLLAVPLLAAYLHIPPPQLSPALHSWKSSGKFFTYKGLRIFYQDSVGVVGSPEIVVLLHGFPTSSYDWYKIWEGLTLRFHRVIALDFLGFGFSDKPRPHHYSIFEQASIVEALLRHLGLQNRRVNLLSHDYGDIVAQELLYRFKQNRSGRLTIKSLCLSNGGIFPETHRPLLLQKLLKDGGMLSPILTRLMNFFVFSRGLTPVFGPYTRPSESELWDMWAGIRNNDGNLVIDSLLQYINQRKKFRRRWVGALASVTIPIHFIYGPLDPVNPYPEFLELYRKTLPRSTVSILDDHISHYPQLEDPMGFLNAYMGFINSF, from the exons ATGGTGCGCCGAGATCGCCTCCGCAG GATGAGGGAGTGGTGGGTGCAGGTGGGGCTGTTAGCTGTGCCCCTGCTGGCGGCCTATCTGCACATCCCACCACCCCAGCTTTCTCCTGCTCTTCACTCATGGAAATCATCGGGCAAATTTTTCACCTACAAGGGACTGCGCATCTTCTACCAAG acTCTGTGGGTGTGGTTGGAAGTCCTGAGATAGTTGTGCTTTTACATGGCTTTCCAACATCCAGCTATGACTGGTACAAG ATTTGGGAAGGTCTGACCCTGAGGTTTCATCGAGTGATTGCCCTTGATTTCTTGGGCTTTGGCTTCAGTGACAAACCA AGACCACACCACTACTCCATATTCGAGCAGGCCAGCATTGTGGAAGCACTTCTGCGACACCTGGGGCTCCAGAACCGGAGGGTCAACCTTTTGTCTCATGACTATGGGGACATCGTGGCTCAGGAGCTGCTCTACAG GTTCAAGCAGAATCGATCCGGCCGGCTTACCATAAAGAGTCTCTGTCTGTCAAATGGAG GTATATTTCCTGAGACTCACCGTCCTCTCCTTCTCCAAAAG CTTCTCAAAGATGGAGGCATGTTGTCACCCATCCTCACTCGATTGATGAACTTCTTTGTATTCTCCCGAGG TCTCACCCCAGTCTTTGGGCCGTACACCCGCCCCTCTGAGAGTGAGCTGTGGGACATGTGGGCAGGGATTCGCAACAACGATGGGAACTTAGTTATCGACAG TCTCTTACAGTACATCAACCAGAGGAAGAAGTTTAGAAGACGCTGGGTGGGAGCTCTTGCTTCTGTAACTATTCCCA TTCATTTTATCTATGGGCCACTGGATCCTGTAAATCCCTATCCAGAGTTTTTGGAGCTGTACAG GAAAACGCTGCCGCGGTCCACAGTGTCGATTCTGGATGACCACATTAGCCACTATCCACAGCTAGAGGATCCCATGGGCTTCTTGAATGC
- the MEST gene encoding mesoderm-specific transcript homolog protein isoform X3, translated as MREWWVQVGLLAVPLLAAYLHIPPPQLSPALHSWKSSGKFFTYKGLRIFYQDSVGVVGSPEIVVLLHGFPTSSYDWYKIWEGLTLRFHRVIALDFLGFGFSDKPVSSIKRPHHYSIFEQASIVEALLRHLGLQNRRVNLLSHDYGDIVAQELLYRFKQNRSGRLTIKSLCLSNGGIFPETHRPLLLQKLLKDGGMLSPILTRLMNFFVFSRGLTPVFGPYTRPSESELWDMWAGIRNNDGNLVIDSLLQYINQRKKFRRRWVGALASVTIPIHFIYGPLDPVNPYPEFLELYRKTLPRSTVSILDDHISHYPQLEDPMGFLNAYMGFINSF; from the exons ATGAGGGAGTGGTGGGTGCAGGTGGGGCTGTTAGCTGTGCCCCTGCTGGCGGCCTATCTGCACATCCCACCACCCCAGCTTTCTCCTGCTCTTCACTCATGGAAATCATCGGGCAAATTTTTCACCTACAAGGGACTGCGCATCTTCTACCAAG acTCTGTGGGTGTGGTTGGAAGTCCTGAGATAGTTGTGCTTTTACATGGCTTTCCAACATCCAGCTATGACTGGTACAAG ATTTGGGAAGGTCTGACCCTGAGGTTTCATCGAGTGATTGCCCTTGATTTCTTGGGCTTTGGCTTCAGTGACAAACCAGTAAGCAGCATTAAG AGACCACACCACTACTCCATATTCGAGCAGGCCAGCATTGTGGAAGCACTTCTGCGACACCTGGGGCTCCAGAACCGGAGGGTCAACCTTTTGTCTCATGACTATGGGGACATCGTGGCTCAGGAGCTGCTCTACAG GTTCAAGCAGAATCGATCCGGCCGGCTTACCATAAAGAGTCTCTGTCTGTCAAATGGAG GTATATTTCCTGAGACTCACCGTCCTCTCCTTCTCCAAAAG CTTCTCAAAGATGGAGGCATGTTGTCACCCATCCTCACTCGATTGATGAACTTCTTTGTATTCTCCCGAGG TCTCACCCCAGTCTTTGGGCCGTACACCCGCCCCTCTGAGAGTGAGCTGTGGGACATGTGGGCAGGGATTCGCAACAACGATGGGAACTTAGTTATCGACAG TCTCTTACAGTACATCAACCAGAGGAAGAAGTTTAGAAGACGCTGGGTGGGAGCTCTTGCTTCTGTAACTATTCCCA TTCATTTTATCTATGGGCCACTGGATCCTGTAAATCCCTATCCAGAGTTTTTGGAGCTGTACAG GAAAACGCTGCCGCGGTCCACAGTGTCGATTCTGGATGACCACATTAGCCACTATCCACAGCTAGAGGATCCCATGGGCTTCTTGAATGC